Genomic segment of Mercurialis annua linkage group LG6, ddMerAnnu1.2, whole genome shotgun sequence:
TAAGAAGAAGTACACTTTTTGTCTTCTTACTTTACTCTTATTCTTCATCAAATACTTACATGAGTGTCAGAGTGAGCGTCCGAAAACCCCTTCCGACGTTCTTTCTAACCATGCACTCTATTTTCAAGTCCTGAAGCTTTCCTAGATCATTCCCCTGCTTTTAGTGATTTATCAGATACTACCTAAGATAGAACATAATTCTACCTtattattagcaatataagactcATATAGAATTGTTACGACTCAAAGTCACCAATTATGCAATTATAACATCATCACATTTCCATTTTTATCACTTTTACGATACATTTAGTTCTTATATCTCATTCATTTAAAATCAGTATACCATCTGCCTCATTATCACTTCGCGTTTAAGCATATGCACTTAATATCATACACACGTCTCAAGTCATAATACTACTGCAAAATCTAGAAATAAAACATCATTTACATATTTTACACAACATACTTATGAgaaataaaacgtttggaagTTTACTTCAAAATCAACTTCGCTCcctaaaaaatagaaaacatcTGAGGGTTAGTTAAAACTAAGTGAGTATGTATTAATTCTAATAAACATTAAGTAAAAACCAATTAATATGCATTCACATATGCAACCGAACACGAAACTAAATGAAACTATAATCCTCACTCTTATATGAAACTAGTATTATTAACGACCATTACTTTATCGACAATTGAAGAATTTAGATAGCTATGTCAACTAAACCGGTTCATTTGATATGATCCACGGTAGCCACGCTAACCAAGATTTTCCATATCAAACAAACGGACTCCACTCATTTGACACATACCTTATATCACATACCTTAGCCAATTATTATCGCTGCGTACAAAGTTCTATTTTCGTCCAATAGGTAGCTCTTTCCATCATATCCATATTAGTATTTAAAACAATTCAACTGTAGTGCACTTTTATAAAATCTTTTGTAATATTAAACAATGCAAGTTctcaatatttaaaagtaataatacAAACTCATAATCTTTTACGCTATTTCCAAAATTCTAATCATTGATGTTGTGATTCCGTATCTCTAAAACTTGTTCGACTAACTATTAAACACACATCAATATATTGACATATTTGAATAACGACCATCAACTATAGAACCAAACCAACATCAACATGCAATCACCAATGAACATGTCACTTATATTTCTCTCATAAACTTATACAGTTAGCCGATAATTGATTCTagctctattttaaaaaaaaatattcaaaattactttaaaattcaatatatatatcattataaaaactcttttttcatattcaatttcaGCCTGCTACTATTACTTATACAATTATCTATGAATAGATCCTTGAGATTTTTTTTCCATTATGATCAACCGGCTTCCTATCTTGATTTTTCACCTCAACTTCAACAAAATTCAGATCATTAATCAGAATATTAAATTTCTCGCAATCAATCATCTAAATAAGAACACTAAACGCCGCCTAACAAGTCCTGAGAGAGAAGATAGAGACAAAAATGTGATATCTCTCActatatttttttgaacataAGAGAATGTTAACCTAGCTGAGATGCTCATATGCGTTTCATGATGTCTCGACTCAAAAATTTACTCAATTAAAGTTGACGATAGCATCTAACCTACATACTAATTGGATGgagaataaaagaaaatgagaaaagGAAAGGAAAGACACAAAAATAGCTTTTCATAATGGACCCacaaattttagaaattaaaaataaaagccCAAACATCACTATTGGTGGGCTTGACTtgactaaaatatttaaataatagtaataattttataaagtcatttacattttttttcccTCTTCATTCTTCGGAAACGCAGACCAAACAAGAAATAACTGCCATTCTAGACTCTGTCTCCGAACTTTCTTCATATTTTCATCGCACCTCTCTTTTCTCCTTCTGAGTTAACCAACTTTCCTCTTCAAAATCACTAAACTTTTCGCTCCGTTCACcgtcttcttcatcatcatcaccaTCTCTAACCACCCTTTTAAATAAAACACAGTGTCTTAAACATAAACAACAAATGATAAACTTCCTGTCGGAGATTTTGCTCgttaattagtaattaataaCACCCCCGTTTATGTTTCCGGTGAGAGTTTTTCCCTTACTTTGTTTTAAGAaaattcattattaattattcttgtctcaTTAGTAACGTACCGTTTACTTTTGTTTTGGTCAAATATGATATCTAAACttatactaaatttttttatcactaaTTTATTTGCAGGTTTTTGTTCGTTTTTGTTGGATTCGTTAAGTACTAAGTAAAGAGTTCGAACTTGAAAATTTGTCTGAGTATGAAGGGAAATAAATTTGTCAGGTTTGTTTCCTTCTTTTACAATTCATgactctgttttttttttattttttgctttgTTTACTTAGTTTGACTCGTTCttgtatattttttgtataattaaggTTTCAAGATTGGAGTTCGGACAAATCGTTTACTTCGGACAAGGGGTCGGTATATTCAAGTGATGATGGATTTTATGCAAGAAAAGTCAAGCCAACAATAAGCGCTGTTCGTGACAGTATTCACCGATCATGGGAGACAGGTTACGAGAGGATTAAAAGTATGAGAAGACCGTCGTCACTGATAAGAATCAGTAGTAAtttgcagcagcagcagcaaccgGAGAATCAAGAACCATGCAGTAAAAAGAAGATTCTTGATCCGCAGGGTCAATTTCTTCAGAAATGGAACAAAATCTTTGTTATTGCTTGTTTCATTGCGGTTTCATTAgaccctttgttcttttatATTCCGGTCATTGATGGCGAAAAGAAATGCCTTGATTTGGATAAGAAACTGGAAATAATTGCCTGTGTTCTTCGGACTTTTATCGATTTGTTCTATTTGCTGCACATTATTTTTCAGTTCCGAACTGGGTTTATCGCCCCTTCGTCTCGTGTGTTTGGAAGGGGTGAGCTTGTTGAGGTTCCTTTTTTGGTGGCTAAAAGATATCTGACTTCCAACTTTTTCATTGATGTTCTTTCAATTCTGCCACTTCCTCAGGTATTTTTCTGTTCTTACTTTGTTGTTTATACGACTAATTGTGAGTAAAatacctttttattttataatttgaaacgcAAACTTTCAATTgaaattgcaaaacacgctacatttcataattttatttgcaTTTAGCCGTGTTTATAGTATGAACTCATGTTGATCGAATGTATTTGGTATCAATCAGATAGTGGTTTTATTCATCATTCCAAGCTTGGACGGTCCAGTTTCGTTGGTGGCGAAAGACTTGTTGAAGATCATTATCTTATGCCAGTATGTGCCGAGAATTATCAGAATATTTCCTCTGCTCGGAGTAGTAACTAGAACTTCTGGTATTCTTGCTGAAACTACATGGGCTGGAGCTGTTTCCAATCTCTGCCTTTATATGCTTGCCAGTCATGTATGTTTGATTTGACATATGCTTGAACAGTAATTTTTCTTTGTTCATCTTCTTTCATTTTTCTGATCAACAATTCTGATGATTTGGCAGATAATTGGAGCATTTTGGTACCTGTTGTCGATAGAACGAAAACATACATGCTGGCGTAAATACTGTAAGGCTCCGATGTGTATCTCTGACGATTTGTACTGCGGAGCTCATAGAGATGTAGCTAATTCGACTTTGATCAATTTTTTGAATGAGTCATGCCCTATTATCTCACCGGATGATATTAAAAATTCAACTGTGTTTAACTTTGGGATATTCTACGATGCGTTAGAATCCGAAATTGTCGAATCGTGGAGTTTTCCAAATAAATTCATGTACTGCTTTTGGTGGGGTTTGCGTAATCTGAGTGCTCTTGGCCAGAACCTGAAAACAAGCACTTCTGGAGTGGAGATACTCTTCGCTATTGCTATTTGCATTGCtggattggttttattttcACTTCTTATCGGCAATATGCAGGTAATTACATCATTCTTATTTCATTGATTGTAACCTACTGAAACGTAAGACTCGACAAGTTTAAGAAGTATTTTCAGAAATAGATACAAAATATTGAAACATAGGACTCGACAAGTTTTTGTGCAACTTGGGGCTAATGTTTTGTTTGACTCGTGTACAGAAATATTTGCAATCAACAACAGTTAGAGTAGAGGAAATGAGAGTGAAAAGACGCGATGCAGATCAATGGATGGCTCACCGAATGCTTCCTGAAAACCTGAGGGAGCGAATCAGGAAGTATGAGCAATACAAATGGCAAGAAACAAGAGGCGTGGAGGAGCAGACTCTGATCCGATCTCTTCCTAAAGATCTCAGGAGGGACATAAATCGACATCTTTGCTTCAATTTAATTCTGAGAGTACCAATGCTTGCGAAAATGGATGAACAAATTCTGGATGCAATTTGTGATCGTCTCAGGCCAACGCTTTACACGAAAAACAGTTACATTGTTCGCGAAGGTGATCCGGTGGATGAGATGCTATTTATAATGCGAGGTGATCTAATGAGTGTGACTACGAATGGCGGAAGAACTGGTTTTTTCAATGCTGTTTATCTGAAGGCCGGCGATTTCTGTGGGGAAGGGCTTCTGACATGGGCGTTGGATCCGCAATCAACTTCCAATCTTCCCATCTCAAGTAGAACTGTACAAGCTTTAACGGAAGTCGAAGCTTTTGCTTTAGTTGCTGAAGACTTAAAATCCGTTGCCTCTCAGTTCCGTCGTCTACACCACAAGGATATCCAGCATACTTTTAGGTAAGTGAACTATATCAACATGcttaatgtttttataaaaaaaaaaactacatttCGATACGATGATAATAGTCTTAATTTATGTTTCCATCTTTTTTTCAGGTTTTTCTCAGTGCAATGGAGGACGTGGGCGACGTGCTTTATACAAGCAGCTTGGCGGCGATACTGCAGGAGGAGGCAAGCGAAAAGCCTACGCGAAGTAGAAGAAAGGTTGCAAGATGCTTTGGCAAAAGATGCTGCAGCCTCGCCAAGCCTTGGTGCTACCAtttatgcatcacaatttgcTGCCAATCTATTGAAAAATATGAGGCAAAACGCCGGACGACCGCCAAGAGTGCCGCAGAGACTAGCCCTGGTGCCTCAGAAACCTACGGATCCTGATTTTTCTGCTCACAATCACTAGTGTGCGAGTACATCACAACTTAAATTGTTTTGTATATAGTACGGTCATAATTATAtcttaaatttatatgaatgtattttttaattggTGATTTAATTTTAAGGAGGTGAATTTTGTGAATCTGAAGGTTATATAGTACTGGAGTTAAAAGGCTGGGTGGCACTAAAGTTTTGTCGTACATTtcaattttgtatatataaatgTAAACTAGTAGCaaaatgatattaaaaatttaattgttatttcaaGCAATTGGTAGTAGTTATTTGAGATAGCGCCGTAGTAGCAgcatattcttaaaatatattGTCATCTactgttaaattattttgattcgaaaaacttaaaatattacaacttgatatataaattaaacttttgaTATCACTTAGAAACGAATTTTTTAGTTTGGGTACCGAATTAAAATATAAGATAAACATTTGATAACACTGGGgattattaacattttattttatttgttaatcaAGATAGAATTACAAGGAGGTAATTAATTATGCTAAATCGATACATGGATGGATACAATACGAGCATGAACTTGATGATATTTGCTTCATGTTCTGCAATTTATTATAAGCTAGTATTACGCGTTGCAGCAGAATTCTTCGTGCAACCCCGAGCCTTACGGAACCCTgcattatgaaattaaaaaaatttagtaatgTTTAATGAAATTAACTTGaaacaataaacataattaaagaAATGAAATTGAATAGAGATTACATCTTGCAGTCAATGTTAATGTTAACTCCATAACCAAAAGTATTGGTCATTCCACATTTCTTAGGAAGGTGAAGAAGGCGACTGACATCGATTTTCATATGTTCGACTTTTTTCTTGAGACATTCACAGGCAGCTTGACGATCAGCTTGATTTTTGCAATATGAAGCCAATTCTTTAATTCCGTCGCAGCATTTCTGCGAAGGTTTATTTTCTTTGTCGCGCACATAATCCAGGCATGGAATACCGTACTTCACCACTTTCGAACATTCAATTCCGCTTATAGGCTCGGTTATAGGCTCGGACTCAGCTGGAGTTGAAAATAGTAGGACTAGATTGAGCAACACGATTACTAGAGTCGCGATCATTGCCTTCGCCATGGCTTTAATTCGTATGCTGTATTTAATGATTATATTTGAATTATGTATATGGGGAATTTATAATATGTTGGTACCGTATGATTGTGAATTTGTTCTGCATTAATTTTGAGTTAATCAGTTGCTCTCTTCTTGTCATGAGGAGCTTGTGACTATACATGTTTTTTTTACTTCCATAATCCATTAAAACAAGAAACCTTGGTGATCACTTACAACAATTTTTGCCTACTGCTTGTGTACCGCGTTACTTTTTTTTTGGGTAGCCTATCCGGTTTCTAAGGCTTCACTTTGACTAATCCGGATTCGACACGCATTTTCATTGACAAGACTCGAACCCAAAACCTTATTTAAAGGATATCAAGCCGCTTATCACTTGGATCAAACCCCGTTGGTCGCATTAtgtatttagttgttttaagaTCATTTATTCTTGCACTCTCGTAttgcatttaatattttaaattaaaaaatagttatattaattaattatttgatttggtagagtttttattttaataaatttatatttgttcacgctttaaatttaaacattattcGGGATTGGTTGCGTTAGATATAGATAAGTACTTATCTAAATTTTGGAATTGATTATTCACTCTTCTAAATCTGAATGTTATACTTTACAGAATATTAGGcataataaaactataattaaatatttactacATTGCAAATTAAACTCTTCAGTTACTGCATTTCATAAGttagattaattaataaaagactAAAGAGGGATGTAGGATTCCGTGTCATAATTTGttgcaaaaaataaatgaaaaaatataaaaaaactggCAATTTAGAGATGTAAACCGGTCAGACTTATACCTAGCTCCAATTTGATTTCAAGTGTGTTATATAAGATCGAGTTCAAACTCGATTTCGAATAGTTTAATATTCTCAAATCGGCTTCAAATAATATCCGAGTACTACTCAAGTTCAAGCTCAACTcgagttataaaaaaataaaaacaataatatttgatgcatttaaaaataaattaagatccATCAAAAATTCACATCAAATCCATCTCAACTTTAAATTGTTAATCTAATATGAATACAATATTATAAAATCTAGATCCaccttaaaattttagaaaatttactCTCTGTGTTTGTactataaaaagataaaatatttacaaaaatctactccctccgtcctaacAGAGTACTTAATTTTTCTCtttacaaataatacaatttttttataaataattttaaaaatattatctcttcattttattttcctaCAAACCCTAATTTCTTTCTCTTCCTCCATTAATGTCCACCACCACCATCAACCTTCACATTATAAATTTTGTCGCCTCCCTTTGTCATTTATTCGCCGCCCTGCTGTTCCTCAGCTCCTCCAAGCTGCTCGTTGCTCCTCTACATTGTCGCCGCCCGCTACTCCTCcacgccgccgccgccgcctgATCCTTCACGCCGTAGTCACCGCTCGCCATCTCTTTGCATTGCCGCCACTTGCCGGCCTCCACAGCGCCTCCGTGTGTCCGATTTGATATTCTTAGATCTAAATGTCcttaaaaaaagtatataattcgtattatatatggattatatacaataaaattgTATATGTAAATTATCTGATATATATATACGAAATTTGTATTGAATGTATACGAAATTTGTACTGAATGTATACAACTTGAGTTAAAAGTTTTGAGTGAATCCCCCGAAACTCGTCCTTTTAATACCCACAGATGCGCCTTCTCGAGCCCTTTATTTTTGGGCAAATCGTACTTTTGAATACAAAAAGATAGagtttttgtaaatattttttaaaatatagtattGTTTGTAAAGAGAATTTTAAGATCAtatttttggaaatattttctatatttcCGGTATTTGTATAAAAACCCCTAAGTTTATATCGGTTCCACTACTTTTTAAATTGTTGATCTCATATAAATATGTGATATATCTACTTAAGTTCACCTATAATACACATTATATCCACTTCAACTTTGAAATATACCACAATATAAGATCGATCTATGTCCACCTAAAATTCACGCTAGGTCTACCTAAATTGTGAATTGTTGATCTAATATGAATATAATAAGCTCTACCTAAAATTCATGTCAGATTCATCTacattttgaattatttatcAACATGAAAACAAACAATATAAAATGTGGCATCCTTTAAAATGTACCACAATATACTTACATAGTAGTAATAACCACAATCATTCATCTCatatacaattatgaaataaacaaggct
This window contains:
- the LOC126688119 gene encoding cyclic nucleotide-gated ion channel 1-like; the encoded protein is MKGNKFVRFQDWSSDKSFTSDKGSVYSSDDGFYARKVKPTISAVRDSIHRSWETGYERIKSMRRPSSLIRISSNLQQQQQPENQEPCSKKKILDPQGQFLQKWNKIFVIACFIAVSLDPLFFYIPVIDGEKKCLDLDKKLEIIACVLRTFIDLFYLLHIIFQFRTGFIAPSSRVFGRGELVEVPFLVAKRYLTSNFFIDVLSILPLPQIVVLFIIPSLDGPVSLVAKDLLKIIILCQYVPRIIRIFPLLGVVTRTSGILAETTWAGAVSNLCLYMLASHIIGAFWYLLSIERKHTCWRKYCKAPMCISDDLYCGAHRDVANSTLINFLNESCPIISPDDIKNSTVFNFGIFYDALESEIVESWSFPNKFMYCFWWGLRNLSALGQNLKTSTSGVEILFAIAICIAGLVLFSLLIGNMQKYLQSTTVRVEEMRVKRRDADQWMAHRMLPENLRERIRKYEQYKWQETRGVEEQTLIRSLPKDLRRDINRHLCFNLILRVPMLAKMDEQILDAICDRLRPTLYTKNSYIVREGDPVDEMLFIMRGDLMSVTTNGGRTGFFNAVYLKAGDFCGEGLLTWALDPQSTSNLPISSRTVQALTEVEAFALVAEDLKSVASQFRRLHHKDIQHTFRFFSVQWRTWATCFIQAAWRRYCRRRQAKSLREVEERLQDALAKDAAASPSLGATIYASQFAANLLKNMRQNAGRPPRVPQRLALVPQKPTDPDFSAHNH
- the LOC126688120 gene encoding non-specific lipid-transfer protein 3-like, which codes for MAKAMIATLVIVLLNLVLLFSTPAESEPITEPISGIECSKVVKYGIPCLDYVRDKENKPSQKCCDGIKELASYCKNQADRQAACECLKKKVEHMKIDVSRLLHLPKKCGMTNTFGYGVNINIDCKMVP